One stretch of Streptomyces sp. 135 DNA includes these proteins:
- the afsQ1 gene encoding two-component system response regulator AfsQ1 translates to MPSLLLIEDDDAIRTALELSLTRQGHRVATAATGEDGLKLLGEQRPDLIVLDVMLPGIDGFEVCRRIRRTDQLPIILLTARSDDIDVVVGLESGADDYVVKPVQGRVLDARIRAVLRRGEREANDAATFGSLVIDRAAMTVTKNGEDLQLTPTELRLLLELSRRPGQALSRQQLLRLVWEHDYLGDSRLVDACVQRLRAKVEDVPSSPTLIRTVRGVGYRLDTPQ, encoded by the coding sequence GTGCCTTCCCTGTTGCTGATCGAGGACGACGACGCCATCCGGACGGCCCTGGAGCTTTCGCTGACGCGCCAGGGGCACCGGGTGGCCACTGCTGCCACCGGCGAGGACGGTCTGAAACTGCTCGGTGAGCAGCGGCCCGACCTGATCGTGCTGGATGTGATGCTGCCGGGCATCGACGGGTTCGAGGTGTGCCGTCGCATCCGGCGCACCGACCAGCTGCCGATCATTCTGCTCACCGCGCGCAGCGACGACATCGACGTGGTGGTGGGCCTGGAGTCCGGCGCCGACGACTATGTGGTCAAGCCCGTGCAGGGGCGGGTCCTCGACGCCCGGATCCGGGCCGTGCTGCGGCGCGGGGAGCGGGAGGCCAATGACGCGGCGACGTTCGGTTCGCTCGTCATCGACCGGGCCGCGATGACCGTGACGAAGAACGGCGAGGACCTCCAGCTCACCCCGACCGAGCTGCGGCTGCTCCTGGAGCTGAGCCGCAGGCCCGGACAGGCCCTGTCGCGGCAGCAGTTGCTGCGTCTGGTGTGGGAGCACGACTACCTCGGTGACTCGCGGCTCGTCGACGCCTGCGTGCAGCGGCTGCGCGCCAAGGTCGAGGACGTCCCCTCGTCGCCCACGCTGATCCGCACGGTGCGCGGGGTCGGATACCGGCTGGACACCCCTCAGTGA
- a CDS encoding SigE family RNA polymerase sigma factor, with the protein MNTLHSTSSSAVVTRLHDVGRGSEKSGAVSGRGCARGIGRQHTAYMTVVDAPHGGSAYREGSGERKTFSETVNAEAAFTAYVQERRASLYATAYHLTGDRFEAEDLLQSALFSTYRAWDRISDKAAVGGYLRRTMTNLHISAWRRRKLNEYPTEELPETVGDTDAMRGTELRAVLWQALARLPELQRTMLVLRYYEGRTDPEIADILDISVGTVKSSIWRSLRRLREDEVLSFGRDQEESFGELVA; encoded by the coding sequence ATGAACACGCTGCACAGCACCAGCTCAAGCGCAGTTGTCACGCGTCTCCACGATGTCGGGCGGGGCTCTGAGAAGTCCGGTGCCGTGAGCGGGCGGGGGTGCGCTCGCGGCATCGGGCGTCAGCACACCGCGTACATGACGGTGGTTGACGCGCCGCACGGGGGAAGCGCGTACAGGGAGGGCTCGGGGGAGCGGAAGACCTTCTCGGAGACGGTGAACGCCGAAGCGGCGTTCACCGCCTACGTCCAGGAACGCCGCGCCTCTCTGTACGCAACGGCCTACCACCTGACCGGCGACCGCTTCGAGGCCGAGGACCTGCTGCAGAGCGCCCTCTTCTCGACGTACCGCGCCTGGGACAGGATCAGCGACAAGGCGGCGGTCGGGGGCTACCTCCGTCGCACCATGACCAATCTGCACATCAGCGCGTGGCGCCGCCGCAAGCTGAACGAGTACCCGACCGAGGAGCTGCCGGAGACGGTGGGCGACACGGACGCGATGCGCGGCACGGAGCTGCGCGCGGTCCTGTGGCAGGCCCTGGCCCGGCTGCCCGAACTCCAGCGCACGATGCTGGTCCTTCGCTACTACGAGGGCCGCACCGACCCGGAGATCGCGGACATCCTCGACATCAGCGTGGGCACGGTGAAGTCCAGCATCTGGCGGTCGCTCCGCCGGCTGCGCGAGGACGAGGTCCTCAGCTTCGGCCGTGACCAGGAGGAATCCTTCGGCGAGTTGGTCGCCTGA